A window of Garra rufa chromosome 11, GarRuf1.0, whole genome shotgun sequence genomic DNA:
TTGGGTAAACACATGCAGAACTCAACATGTGAAAACACAGGTTAATCCCTATGGAAAACTCAGTAGGCAGCAGGTGCGATGTAATAGACAGGATGCAGGCAGGTGTTCCAAGGCTTcttgtgagtgagtgtgtgtgtgtgtgtgtgtgtgtgtgtgtgtgtggctgccCCTCCTCTGCCTGTCTATGTGTCTCACCTGGTTGACATCTCCTTCTCCGATAATGAACACCAGCTTGCAGTCTTTCTCCACCACAGTCCTATCCTCCAGCACACCCTGCATTTTCAGTGTGACCTCTTGACCCCAAGCCGGGGTCAGGGCATTCTCGGGACTGGCCTGTAACACCTTCTTCCTTACCAGACGGTCATCTACAGGCGGTTGGggtagtggaaagaaaacaggGGGAGGGAAAAAAGATTAACAGGATCGTAGTGTCAAACTTGGGGATGTTCTTGGTTTGGTGTTAGTGAAGCTGGTTGACCAAGGAGGTCTTTCTGTTTAAGCaagttgaagggatagttcacccaaaatgatcATTCTgccatcatttgctcacccttatgtcgttccaaaactaTATGACATTCTTTCTTCTGTGTaacacaaaagaatatattttataaaatgttgcaACTGTTTTGGGGTCAAACAATCCTTTGGGTCAAAAAAACAACACTTAACTCTGTTGACTTTTATTGTTTGGACAAAAAACACTGTTGTTTTGAAACAACAAGAGGGTAAAGAAGtgatgacagaattatcatttttgagAGAACTTTACCTTACCCCAATGTTTAAGATGTTTATGTTCTTcagtataaaataaattaaggtttttgaggaaaacattccaggatttttctccatatagtggacttcaattggagCAAGCAGGTTTAAGGTCCAAGTTACAGTtttaatgtagcttcaaaggactctactgcacatgatcccagccaatgaataagggccttatctagtgaaatgattggccattactttttaaccacaaatgctcatcttgcactagctcgacctcacacattacgtaatcacattggaaatgTCACGCATGAATAGGTGGGAGTactgatccagtgtttacaaaacgaACATGCAGAGAAAGTCAAACAccgtttacaaaaaaaggtaaaacaacaatgttggacgattttgaagttggcagagaaaatgagatggagtttttcgcacTACTCTACATTTTGAACTAAAGTACACAAATGAAGAACTAACTGTGCGTGACCTTTTCAATGTAATTACgtaaagtcaagctagtgcaggATGAGCATTTGTGAGTAAAAAGGATTTTcagatttaaaatgttcttcacaataAATGTGGGAGCACTTTGGCAAAATGTATATATAGCCCCACAGAAGGtactttcaaaccaagcagcttaCTGTTGGTCATCATGTTGAATCCTTGTGACCAGCTTGAACTCTTTGCGAAATCTCTGGAAATTTTTGTCCTCATATAAAATTTCCAATCGTGTGAAGTGGCCAAACAAAAGGAAATGTGACCACACTGAAAGGTTCCTTTATGAGCCCAAAatgtttttaatctttttttaacgtttttaatGATCTGTGGCATCATTGTGAAAATCCTTTTGGAAGTCAGACTAAACAAATATTTGTCaccctggaccataaaaaaatctaaattgcctttaaagttgtccaaatgtccaaaagtttttagatatttacaaatatcttcatggaacatgatcttcatattttagcacaaaaaaatagataaatttaacccatacagtgtattttttggctgctgctacaaatatatcagtgctacttaagaagaaggttttatggtccagggtcacatatgtcatgtCATCATGGACATCTTACCTGTAATGTCCTTCCAGTCATCAGCCATAAACAGATCCTCAAAGCTGGTGGTGGTCCACTCTTCTATCTCAAAGTCTGGAAAAAGAGTATTCACTGAGCTGTCCCTTTCTTCCACTGCTTCAATTTCCATAAAACGAACTGTTTTCCCAAAGCTGGGAGTCTTTGTCAGTTTTCTGATGTCCTCTATGTCTGATTCAGTGGTCTCAGGTGGGCTGGTGTGAGAATTTGAGGAGACTGGCTCATTGGTTGGGATGCTGCTTGAGTCAATAGTATCTGTGGACATCATCTCCTCTGCCAATTTATTATCCATTTCATTGTTCATCTCACTTCCTTCTTTATCCTCGTTGTCTTCTGCTGTTTTCTTCTCATTCTCCTTTCCTGTGATATTCATTTTCTGCAGCTCCATGATTGGTTCTTGAAGCACCTGCCAGGGTTGCAAAATAGCTTCTTCACTCTTTACCTCCTCTGATTTTACAAACATCTCAGACTCCAACATTGTCTCCTCTGGTTCTCCAGAATCTGGTTCCATGTTTCCACACGGTGCTAAGGATACCATTTATCTCTTCTAAAAAGTGCTGAATGTCTTCCCAGCACACCCCACACACCAGGTTTGTAGAAATGGATGTCGCTGCCGCTCAACTTCCAAACCGATGAGCACCAGTATCCATTAGTAATAGCGCGTAGTGTTTTCTAAAGCACAGCATCCACATGGACTCTATTAGAATAATCATGGAAATGCATCACCACATGACATAAATCCCATCCGTGGTCAGTCCATTTCCTGCAGGGTCCTCATTGAAATGTTTTGCAGTGAAGAACACAGAAGATGATCAATGCATGAGAATTGTGTTGAAATGTAAAGCCCTACTGGTCAGTAGAGTTGTGTGCAGTGATAATCTGTTGGATTAGAAGAGCAAAATCTAATCTGCCCCAACGTCTGTAAGCTTCTTAATGACTTCATCACGTCGTCCCATAATGCAGTATCCATGAATGCATCCACCAATAAGAGGACTTCAGGGACtggttgcatttttatttataatacatttttgaaatatttcttaataaatacaaatataataaatataaatattattccaatataaacatgcactaccattcaaaagtttagatttggtaagattttttcttttcttttaactGTCTTATGCTCCATAAAATAGAGTAATGTTGTTCAAATTAGAATGTCCAATTgacaatctccatgtaaaactgattgtgcagaccaaacggtaaatcgtagagacttgaaacttggagggatggtagtactcacatcaCCAACAACACCACCAAAGCTTGCCcaaatcggcctgacgggggcgttacagcgatcaaaagtacgaaatcgttCATAACTCATAAACCAGGGGTGGGAAACCTTGATCCTTGAGGGctggtgtccctgcagagtttggCTCCaatcctgatcaaacacacctgaacaagctaatcaaggtcttcaggatacagttttttttttttttcagggttggagctaaactctgcagggacaccggccctcgaggaTCAAGGTTACCCACCCCTGTCCTAAACCATCAGGCTCAAATATTTTATGTCGTTGCCTCAGATTCGATCGTGTGTCTGGcaaaattttaatgtattttggattttttgaaaaaccttcttttgcaaactagtccaatgtttttcacccgatcggaactaAACCAGTGCAGAGAGATTCTCTGGAAAgtgaatataaataattatattaacaaATTGCTGCATATAAGAGggtaaaaacactaaaaatgtctataactacgcaaccattcgtcctatcaacatgaaattgGCTGTGCACTGTCTTGGTCCATAGTGCCACaggtgtctataaggacatttgcttaTCTTAAAAAAACATAgccgccattggccgatgaagtttgagcacctattagacaaggttaacagaggccatTGGAACAAAACtctgtgggcctgtttgactcacagccccAAAGTTCGGTGAGAAACTGGagagaaatcggccactgggggggtgatataacatttttttaaggGCGTAAATTATTGTACATTGCACGTTTTTtcgcacatacacacaatatttgcaTCATATGACTcttcattccggacaactttgtcTGTAGAACCACTGCTGGCAATCAaaacatttgttaaatgatttagATCACTGGTCTcaaattcctggagggccacagatctgcacagtttagctccaaccctaatcaaacacctgatccagctaatcaaggtcttcaggattactagaaacttccaagcaggtgtgagttggagttggttggagctaaactctgcagagctgcggccctccaggaattgagtttgagacctctgattTACATGTATTAAAAACCAAACTAGTTTTGAAAACTAGTTCTAGGTTTTgggctcaatctggaaaaaaaaaaccactgcagtacaattctcttgactctctaggtcaataattatcaaaataatgTTGAAATCGACCCTTTGGGAAACTATAACCGGGTCATGTAGAAAAGTgtcctgtccaaatttacccaaaatcctataaagcctaaagcctttcttttttcatatgtgcttaaatgccctAAGTGCTTGAACCGTGGTAATCGCTGCTCGCAGCTATATTGATGTTATAGCTGTTTATTAATATcactattaatattttaaaatgtaatttgtttctgtCATGTAAAAGCTAAATTTGTAATCTTCAGTGTCACtcgatcctacagaaatcattttaatattattaatattaatatttttctcaggatttttgataaatagaagtttaaatataacagcaatgattttaaatatttattgattgattgatttaattGATCGATTAATTGCTAGAATGTAAaagtttcacacacacacacacacacacacacacacacacacacacacacacacacacacacacacacacacacacacacacacacacacacacacacacaaaacttaaTGAGCACAAACTTTGGTGTCTATTTGAAGAACTAAATTGGCAGAactaaatttaaacaaatatttgtcTAGATACCGATCAAAGGTACAGAGAAAACCTTTACAGTATTCTCATGAGGAGAACGGGCACTGACCGAAGATAACACACTCTGAACACCTGAACAGGTTTTTCCAGGTTTGCAACATGCCAAGTGTAGACCAAACATCAATGAGCCATGCATTATTTCAAGACAAGACAagcctttaaatgtctttataTGTGATTGTTTTACACTTATTAAATTCTCGAAACGCTcaaatacatattaaaaacaacaatcaATCACTCACACTTAGCTAGCAGCAATTTAACCTGCTTGACCTTCAATTTAAAAGTGAAAACTATGTTAGTTTGTTGAGTGAAAAATAATAAACACATTTAACAATGTCATTCGTGTGTTAAATTGAACCTTAAATATTTAGTATAAGTACCGAGATGTGACTTTATATGCAGCTTTGAGAATGCTGATCTTGGTTTTGTCTCTACAGATAAAACACACTAGAGAGTTTTACTTGTTTTCTGTATTCTCTAGAGGCTGTTGGCACAGTTTATGACATGAGTAAGATTAGCAAAAAGGGCACAAGGACTGATTTCCTATTTAACCTCTGCTTTATAGTGGCACTTGAACAGCTGTGGTAGAGTAGTGTTCCCTTTGTGAATAGTCACTAAGCTGATGACCAAGCGACTTGCGGTTTGAAACAGTGACACTGAATAAAACTGACTAAAAGTGACTCATTGGTTTTTCATGTAAAAAAGACCCATGTTTGTTTATCAGCTTGGCAAGCTCAAATCTTTCAACTGCAGATTGCCACATATTGTGGAAATCTTGGCAACTAGGTTTTCTGCAAATGCCAAATGTAAAATCCCCAAACAATTATCTGAAAGTAGGTGGAAATCAAGGGAGTTTCAGGGAGCGAACTTATTGCAAATCAAAACCTGATGAAGAAAATAAGACGCATATTGtaagttataatattttattcaCTAATGCGTTGACCTTTTTTCTGTTAGTTGCTTATCTTGTTTAAAATGCAACCTGATACCAGTGAATCTCATGTGCTTTAATCTCCTCTTAGATCCATTCCTAAAACACTGACACTTAAAGTATGGATCTATTTGCCAAGTGCTTGTACGCATGTGCATATTTACACACTTATATGGATATTAATATTCCAAAGCATTTGGCATTTTTTATAAACCACAATCCGAGGTAACGTATATTGTTTGTCCATCCGGCTTCAGAT
This region includes:
- the fkbp16 gene encoding FKBP prolyl isomerase 16 — its product is MVSLAPCGNMEPDSGEPEETMLESEMFVKSEEVKSEEAILQPWQVLQEPIMELQKMNITGKENEKKTAEDNEDKEGSEMNNEMDNKLAEEMMSTDTIDSSSIPTNEPVSSNSHTSPPETTESDIEDIRKLTKTPSFGKTVRFMEIEAVEERDSSVNTLFPDFEIEEWTTTSFEDLFMADDWKDITDDRLVRKKVLQASPENALTPAWGQEVTLKMQGVLEDRTVVEKDCKLVFIIGEGDVNQALEECTISMKQGEIALLLADSQYTYGHLGSEGSGVIVSFGLWQCRHMG